The following are from one region of the Acanthopagrus latus isolate v.2019 chromosome 2, fAcaLat1.1, whole genome shotgun sequence genome:
- the prss16 gene encoding thymus-specific serine protease codes for MAFQTFPLFPCKVILLFVVSLFVVAEGQYKGFRKFYQVQDSSHKAVFEELWITQKLDHFNGADSREWKQRYFVNEAFYRPGGPVFLMIGGEGPANSAWMLDGTWLTYAEKMGALCLMLEHRFYGKSRPTADLSTDNLRYLSSRQALADLAHFRTVVGEARGLANRKWVAFGGSYPGSLAAWFRLKYPHLVHAAVATSAPVHATVNFPEYLEVVRRSLASENAECPLLVKKASDTLVELLKDPKTYDNITKDFNLCSKLQIQSEMDSAYFLEMLAGNFMDVVQYNEDNRAFEGVVGTNITIKVLCSIMSDTSLGEPYARYAAVARLMMHTFFMNCLDASFSTNLRDMTNTSWEGSAAGGGRQWVYQTCTEFGFYQSTDSPDQPFTGFPLEYQLKQCADYYNISAEQVAEAVAQTNEYYGGYDIRSTRIVFPNGSIDPWHALGITQDIAADLPAVFIKGTAHCANMYPARSEDLPQLALARDHVFFLLQQWLKQ; via the exons ATGGCTTTTCAGACGTTTCCGCTGTTTCCGTGCAAAGTAATCTTACTTTTCgtggtttctctctttgttgtcgCAGAGGGACAGTATAAGGGCTTCAGGAAGTTTTATCAGGTGCAGGATAGCAGCCACAAAGCTGTGTTTGAGGAGCTTTGGATCACTCAGAAGCTGGATCACTTCAATGGTGCAGATAGCAGAGAGTGGAAGCAA AGGTACTTTGTAAATGAAGCCTTCTACAGGCCGGGCGGTCCAGTGTTTCTGATGATAGGTGGAGAGGGCCCGGCCAATTCAGCCTGGATGCTGGACGGCACCTGGCTCACCTACGCAGAGAAAATGGGAGCACTTTGCCTGATGCTGGAGCACCGCTTCTATGGAAAGAGTCGCCCGACTGC GGACCTCAGCACAGACAACCTGCGTTACCTCAGCAGTCGCCAGGCGTTGGCTGACCTGGCACACTTCCGCACCGTTGTGGGTGAGGCCCGGGGGCTGGCCAACAGGAAGTGGGTGGCGTTTGGTGGGTCATACCCAGGTTCCCTCGCCGCTTGGTTCAGGCTGAAGTATCCGCACCTGGTCCATGCCGCTGTGGCCACAAGTGCACCTGTCCATGCCACTGTTAACTTCCCAG AGTACTTGGAGGTTGTGCGGCGTTCGCTGGCCTCGGAGAACGCAGAGTGCCCCCTACTGGTTAAAAAGGCTTCAGATACCCTTGTGGAGCTCCTGAAGGACCCCAAGACCTATGACAACATCACCAAAGACTTCAA CTTGTGTTCCAAACTGCAGATCCAGTCAGAGATGGACTCGGCCTACTTCCTGGAAATGCTGGCTGGCAACTTCATGGACGTGGTCCAGTACAATGAAGACAACAGGGCGTTTGAG GGTGTGGTAGgcaccaacatcaccatcaAGGTGCTGTGCAGTATAATGAGTGACACCTCACTAGGGGAGCCTTATGCCCGCTATGCTGCTGTGGCCCGCCTCATGATGCACACCTTCTTTATGAATTGCCTGGATGCCAGCTTCAGTACCAACCTCAGAGACATGACCAATACATCCTGGGAGGGGTCAGCTGCAGGGGGAG GGAGACAGTGGGTCTACCAGACCTGCACTGAATTCGGATTCTACCAGAGCACTGATTCCCCCGACCAACCATTCACCGGCTTCCCTCTGGA GTATCAACTGAAGCAATGTGCGGACTACTACAACATCAGTGCTGAGCAGGTGGCAGAGGCTGTGGCCCAGACCAATGAGTACTACGGCGGCTATGACATCCGCTCCACCAGAATAGTTTTCCCCAATGGGTCCATTGACCCCTGGCACGCTCTGGGGATCACACAGGACATCGCAGCTGACCTCCCGGCTGTTTTCATCAAAG GAACAGCCCACTGTGCCAACATGTACCCTGCCAGGAGCGAGGATCTCCCCCAGCTCGCTCTGGCCCGTGACCACGTCTTCTTCCTGCTCCAGCAGTGGTTGAAGCAATAA